The Temnothorax longispinosus isolate EJ_2023e chromosome 7, Tlon_JGU_v1, whole genome shotgun sequence genome contains a region encoding:
- the LOC139816038 gene encoding receptor-type guanylate cyclase Gyc76C-like, translating into MEQIHDRIYIFLGTPMSLIDMMNSMQGQRLLDNGEYMVIHVNVMTYSQREAQKYLWKPEHFDHLKNCLEPKDFLKRARSLMVVVSTPPTQNYEDFTKKVRHYNSIEPFNFLVPELLRKYEIVPFTYSMF; encoded by the exons ATGGAACAAATTCACGATCGCA tTTACATCTTCCTGGGCACGCCAATGTCACTGATAGATATGATGAATTCAATGCAAGGTCAAAGGCTCCTAGATAACGGGGAGTACATGGTAATACACGTGAACGTGATGACGTATTCCCAACGTGAAGCACAGAAGTACTTGTGGA AACCGGAGCATTTCGATCATCTGAAGAATTGTCTCGAGCCGAAGGATTTTCTGAAGAGAGCACGTTCACTGATGGTCGTCGTGTCGACACCGCCTACGCAAAATTACGAAGACTTTACTAAGAAGGTCCGACACTACAATAGCATAGAGCCCTTCAACTTCCTAGTTCCCGAGCTTCTGAGAAAGTATGAAATAGTTCCTTTCACATAttcaatgttttaa
- the LOC139816999 gene encoding uncharacterized protein: MHSDNGTNFKGASRQLSELYEFYRSDKNQDKIKQFCCDLRISWQFIPPGAPHFGGLWEAAVKSAKYHLQRIAGDSHLTFEELQTTLCEIEAILNSRPLTPLSSDPNDLSYITPGHFLIGDVLNGFPCRDLTDINENRLVRWQRIEQLRQHFWSRWSREYLNQLQQRHKWATSKGEQLKVGQMVLIIQPGAPPLQWILGRVTETHPGSDGTARSATVATTKGSIVRPLTRLAILPLENSSQ, translated from the coding sequence ATGCATTCCGACAACGGTACTAATTTCAAGGGCGCCTCCCGCCAACTGTCGGAATTATATGAATTCTATAGGTCAGATAAAAATcaagacaaaataaaacaattttgctgCGATCTAAGGATATCTTGGCAATTCATACCGCCCGGAGCCCCGCACTTCGGCGGGTTATGGGAGGCCGCGGTAAAGTCCGCGAAATATCATTTGCAGCGTATCGCGGGCGACTCGCATCTCACTTTCGAGGAATTGCAAACGACACTGTGCGAAATAGAGGCAATACTCAATTCGCGTCCGTTAACACCGCTGAGCTCTGATCCGAACGACTTATCGTATATTACGCCGGGACATTTTTTGATTGGCGATGTCTTGAACGGTTTTCCTTGCCGAGATTTGACCGACATCAACGAAAACAGATTGGTGCGCTGGCAAAGAATCGAACAGCTCCGCCAGCACTTTTGGAGTCGCTGGAGCCGCGAATACTTGAATCAGTTACAGCAGCGGCATAAATGGGCTACCAGCAAGGGCGAGCAACTGAAGGTCGGGCAGATGGTGCTAATCATACAACCTGGTGCGCCGCCTCTGCAATGGATTTTGGGCCGCGTCACTGAGACGCATCCTGGTTCCGACGGCACCGCTCGATCGGCAACGGTGGCCACAACCAAGGGATCAATTGTCCGGCCGCTGACCAGACTAGCGATCTTGCCGCTAGAAAATTCGAGTCAATAA